Within the Erigeron canadensis isolate Cc75 chromosome 6, C_canadensis_v1, whole genome shotgun sequence genome, the region TATAGTCGTATCACACATAAAAAAATGGTGGATTTTTTGTAGCAAGTCTTCTAGTGCATCTTTGACTTAAGTTCTTAATTCAATGTATCTAGGTAATGCAACAGAGGAAATCAGCGATGCTGCTGTTATGTATATACTGCCTCAACCAGAAGCTACAAGTAAAAGGTGATGTTCAATATCAGTCTTCTATATTGACATAAGCAActattataatttatacatcTCTCAAATCTTACATTATGTGTCATTTATTAATTCAGGattcttataatttataaaaacggATTCATTGCATTATGGTCAATTCAAGATAGCAAAACCATCTTTACTACCGGAGGAACTCTAATTCACTCGCTTAATCATGATACAAAAAAAGTGTCTGCTGCATGCTGGGCTTGTCCCCTAGGAAGTAAAGTAGTTATTGGGTACAGCAATGGAGAACTTCTAGGATGGAGTGTCCCTCACTCTATAGAATCAAAAACTGAATCTGCAACTGATAATGGGTTAGGCGGTATACAAAGTGGTCCTCTATTTAAATTAAATCTTGGGTATAAGCTGGACAAAGTTCCCATAGCCCGATTGAGATGGGCTTATGCTGATGGGAAGGCAAGTCGACTCTATGTTCTTGGTGCTTCTGATTTCTCATCTCCAAACTTGTTGCAGGTATTCAGAACTTATTATCGTCATTTCTCTTTAAAAGACTTGATCTGGTGCTGATATCATTCAGCTTTCTATGGCAGGTTATTATTATCAATGAACAGATCGAATCTCGCACTACTAAACTGGGAATTCCTTCACCTGAGCCGTGCATTGACATGGAAATTGTTTCATCAAACATTGAACACGGCAAACATAAAGAGGACTGCTTTCTTGTGGTTGGCAAGTCTGgccatgtttatatatatgatgatttcttgattgaaaaatatttagttCAGTCCCAATCCAGGTCTCCACCATCACTTCCAAAAGAGGTAAAAGTGAGACTACCGTTTGTTGACCCATGCATCACTGTAGCAAAGTTTATCACTGATAATCCATGCATGTTATCTTCTGCTGATGAGGTAACATCAACTTTCATGTTCTTAGGACATGTTTTTGTTACAAAAGAAAAGGAAGCAGAAAACCATATTCATATATGCTGTTTGGTTTGTCAGGAGTACAGATTGATGTCAAAAAAGATACCTTCACTGTTTTCGTTAGAGGCTAAGCAAAAAGATGGATCTTCAACAACCGGTTTTAGCAGTTtctcaaattttaaaaacatttatataacaGGACACAGCAATGGAGCTATCAACTTTTGGGATGCATCATCTCCACTTTTGATTCCAATCGTATCAATTAATCAACAGGTGACATCATATGTTTACCATCATATGTTTACCTGAATTTTTcattgaagaagatgaatagaAATGGAACCCTCATTTATGCAATAGCCACCCTGCATCACTGGATTGTACATTAAAGTAATCTTAAATCTTATTATCCTCTGTTGTTTGCCTTCAACAATACAGAGTGAGGATGATCAGTCTTTAAGTGGGATACCCTTGACTGCGTTGTGCTATGATATGGAATCACGTCTCCTCTTATCTGGAGATCAAAGTGGAACAGTAAGTGTGCTCAGTTTTACAGATTGTTGGAGTTTGTTACAGTTCAGTTTAAATGATATGGTTTAATGTATGATATGTTATGCTGCAGGTTAGAATTATCAAGTTTAAGCCTGAACCATATGCCACAGACGGCGGCTTTTTGTCCTTACAAGGTACTAGCTATCTTCTTGTTAGCTCATATATAAATGCATACTTTATGCACTGATGATGTTACATATTCCTAAAATGTGCCAGGAAGTTCAAAGAAAGGAAGCaatatcattcaaaatgttaaaCTTGTGAAGGTTAATGGAGCAGTGCTTTCAGTAGTTGCAAGCCATGACTCTAAACATATTGCTGTTGGGTCAGATAAAGGATATGTAAGATGTCATATTTCTTGTCCTCTTTTTGCCCCATTTCAACTACCACCTGATTTAGCAATTATTGATGCAGGTTTCAGTAATTTATACCGGGGGACCAACCGTGTTGTACGAGAAACATATAGCAAGTGAATTGTCTACAGCTATCATCTCTCTGCAGTTTGGAATGTGCAGCTTGCATGGGTTTGAGAAGAGTGTCTTAGTGGTGGCAACAAAGGATTCATCAGCTTGGGCACTTGAAAGTGAAACCGGGAATATTCTCAATACTGCAGCAGTCCATCCAAAAAAACCTTCTAAAGCTTTACTCATCCACATGTTGGGTACCAATCATACTTTCTTTGAGAGGCTTTTGTATTGTTAACTTGgtggaaaatgaaaaaaaattaaccaagTGCTATCTGACGTTACAGATGACCAAAGGGTATCTGGCAGAGGATCTATTGGATCCAGGAGTGGCAATTCCTTTGATGATGGCATTGTTAAGGATCTATTGCTGCTATGTTCTGAGAAAGCTGCTTACATATATTCACTTCCCCATGTGGTTCAGGTTAGAAGTCTAGTTTTTTTGATATCCATAACACTCGGCGTAAACATATATACTCAGCAATTTACAATTTATTCAGGGTGTGAAGAAGGTTTGCTACAAAAAGAAGTTCAATTCATCACTTTGTTGCTGGGCTTCAACATGTTGTGCAGATACTGGCCTTATACTTGTCTTTACTAATGGGAAGATTGAAAT harbors:
- the LOC122602544 gene encoding uncharacterized protein LOC122602544 isoform X2: MPGGNPDCLKSDELNPRPIFHHGVPSGCNLLAHDPIQKILAISSIDGRIKLFGQDNTQAVLESPEAIPSKFLQFIHNEQFLININEKNHIEVWDIEMKSLAHVHIFKEEITSFTILQRTFYMYVGDSFGNVSVLKFDKETCSIVQMKYRIPFSASHGNATEEISDAAVMYILPQPEATSKRILIIYKNGFIALWSIQDSKTIFTTGGTLIHSLNHDTKKVSAACWACPLGSKVVIGYSNGELLGWSVPHSIESKTESATDNGLGGIQSGPLFKLNLGYKLDKVPIARLRWAYADGKASRLYVLGASDFSSPNLLQVIIINEQIESRTTKLGIPSPEPCIDMEIVSSNIEHGKHKEDCFLVVGKSGHVYIYDDFLIEKYLVQSQSRSPPSLPKEVKVRLPFVDPCITVAKFITDNPCMLSSADEEYRLMSKKIPSLFSLEAKQKDGSSTTGFSSFSNFKNIYITGHSNGAINFWDASSPLLIPIVSINQQSEDDQSLSGIPLTALCYDMESRLLLSGDQSGTVRIIKFKPEPYATDGGFLSLQGSSKKGSNIIQNVKLVKVNGAVLSVVASHDSKHIAVGSDKGYVSVIYTGGPTVLYEKHIASELSTAIISLQFGMCSLHGFEKSVLVVATKDSSAWALESETGNILNTAAVHPKKPSKALLIHMLDDQRVSGRGSIGSRSGNSFDDGIVKDLLLLCSEKAAYIYSLPHVVQGVKKVCYKKKFNSSLCCWASTCCADTGLILVFTNGKIEIRSLPELSLLKATSIRGLALSISTPNSLPDSSVCASQNGDIIVVNGDQEVFIVSVLLQREIFRHLDSATQVYNKNLIFPLGIQPDHVIHKEKKKGIFSSMIKGSKAKQEPELELESSRESFEELSTLFSVANFPLESETREISPTNEDEVELDIDDIDIDGLEEKPKGNTMMAALNKQKLTSKFNAFKGKLKEMNGKKEKVQVKEEPRDEKTGSVDQIKKKYGFSLTGETSAAKMAQNKLGENIRKLKGINLKTAEMQDNAHTFSSMAKEVLRTAEK
- the LOC122602544 gene encoding uncharacterized protein LOC122602544 isoform X1 — encoded protein: MFVKKLVEKASLKKPGGNPDCLKSDELNPRPIFHHGVPSGCNLLAHDPIQKILAISSIDGRIKLFGQDNTQAVLESPEAIPSKFLQFIHNEQFLININEKNHIEVWDIEMKSLAHVHIFKEEITSFTILQRTFYMYVGDSFGNVSVLKFDKETCSIVQMKYRIPFSASHGNATEEISDAAVMYILPQPEATSKRILIIYKNGFIALWSIQDSKTIFTTGGTLIHSLNHDTKKVSAACWACPLGSKVVIGYSNGELLGWSVPHSIESKTESATDNGLGGIQSGPLFKLNLGYKLDKVPIARLRWAYADGKASRLYVLGASDFSSPNLLQVIIINEQIESRTTKLGIPSPEPCIDMEIVSSNIEHGKHKEDCFLVVGKSGHVYIYDDFLIEKYLVQSQSRSPPSLPKEVKVRLPFVDPCITVAKFITDNPCMLSSADEEYRLMSKKIPSLFSLEAKQKDGSSTTGFSSFSNFKNIYITGHSNGAINFWDASSPLLIPIVSINQQSEDDQSLSGIPLTALCYDMESRLLLSGDQSGTVRIIKFKPEPYATDGGFLSLQGSSKKGSNIIQNVKLVKVNGAVLSVVASHDSKHIAVGSDKGYVSVIYTGGPTVLYEKHIASELSTAIISLQFGMCSLHGFEKSVLVVATKDSSAWALESETGNILNTAAVHPKKPSKALLIHMLDDQRVSGRGSIGSRSGNSFDDGIVKDLLLLCSEKAAYIYSLPHVVQGVKKVCYKKKFNSSLCCWASTCCADTGLILVFTNGKIEIRSLPELSLLKATSIRGLALSISTPNSLPDSSVCASQNGDIIVVNGDQEVFIVSVLLQREIFRHLDSATQVYNKNLIFPLGIQPDHVIHKEKKKGIFSSMIKGSKAKQEPELELESSRESFEELSTLFSVANFPLESETREISPTNEDEVELDIDDIDIDGLEEKPKGNTMMAALNKQKLTSKFNAFKGKLKEMNGKKEKVQVKEEPRDEKTGSVDQIKKKYGFSLTGETSAAKMAQNKLGENIRKLKGINLKTAEMQDNAHTFSSMAKEVLRTAEK